Within the Pseudorasbora parva isolate DD20220531a chromosome 15, ASM2467924v1, whole genome shotgun sequence genome, the region cgacaggtcagggctgttttggcagcaaaagagggATCAACACTATTATTATGCCTGAttgttgtgtgtatgtatgtttaaAAAGTGTATAGCCTATACATACTGAacaatttatttatgtttattttttgtgaaataaCTTTATTTGTTTATGTCAAGTCAATGcacttttatttatgtattcatTAATTTGTTAATTGCACATCAAACTCATGGACCTCGATTAGTGCAGtggtgcgcagtcatgctgCAATAGAAAAGGTCCTTCCCTAAACTTTTCACAAAATATCAGAAGCATTAAGATTTCTATTCACTGGAAGTAAGGGCTTTACCCAAACCTTAAAAACACCCTTATACCATTCCCTCCTTCACCAAACATTACAGTTGGCACAGTGCAGTCAAACAAGTAACATCggctggcaaccgccaaaccaaGAATCACCCTACTGACTGCCAAACAAAGAAACATGATTCATCACTCCACAGAACACGTCGCACTGCTCCAGAGTCCAGTGGCGTTTTGTTCTACTCCACTCCATCTGATTTATTTGGATTGCACTTGTAGATGTGAGGCCTGCAGCTGCTCAGCCACGGAAACCCATTTCCACAAATCTCCCAGCTCAGTTTTTGTGCtgatattacagtttttctcagtcactTTGGTGCATTTCTCACATCACTATTTATGTTTGCTCAACAGTTAATGCAGTTCTCAAAAACAATTAGTACAAACTGCAAAACCTAGTTGATAACCTGCAAAAGCGTGCCACTTGCTCAAAATGGATAGCTCATTCCTCAAAAGCAAGTATTCATGCCAATGAAAGTGTCACTGCATCAAGATGAAAAGTCCTGACACCATTGTTTATTAATAAGATGCATGAATCCAATGGCTTTGTCATGTTTTCATTATGacagtttactttactgtaaatgttttccaatgcaaaaaaagtcagattttggtgacactGAAAATTAATCTGCTCAGACAGCACTAGCCTCTATACTATTTGCACAACCATTTGAAAAACACAGTCAAGTTTCacattactgtatttagtgaggTTACTGAGTACAAGACACTGACTATGGATGTTTCACATTTTTACTGCAAATGATCTTTGCTATTCTAATTTGTTCACAGCATTGAGCAAAAGAAAAAATACACTCTTATTTACAACAAACATAAACTCCCTTTAGGTAGAGCTGTGCACAACTGTAAACGATATTGCAGTATATATTGGAACTGAACATACAAAATACATAGAACTAATGCTAAACACTCCCCTTCTCATCAGTGAAAGTTGAGATTCACCTGAGAGAAATTTTCAGGGAAaaacaagattttaaaaaatatgtgtAAAATTAGCTTGAGAGATTTTGACAACTAGTTCAACATTTATGTATGTAATGACTCGAGGACTGTTGGTTTTATATGGAATGATTATTCAGTATTCACAAGTTTAGTTCATTTTGACTGACATGACATAAGCAAACGATAATAAACCAGCAGAGAGTTGAATGAAGGCAGTTGATGCATGTCCAAAAGCATCTGCAATTTGTTGGAAAGAATGAGAAACTGCTACTATGATGTGCACAAATGACTAAATATTTTGGAGGTTGAACTAActgttgtgcaaatgtaaatagtgatgtgagaaatgcaccaaagcgactgagaaaaacgaATGCCCGTGGAAGTTTGGAACTCTTCAGCTATAGAATCCTCAGAGCATTGGTGACTTTAACCCTTTAACACACCATGTGCCCCAGCATTTGCTGTTCCTAATCACTTCCACTTTTTAATAATACCATTGAAACTAAAATGTTAATGTCGACCATTAGTTATCAGCCAAAACATTCAAATAATTATTGGTATTTGCCCAAATTGTAATACTGGTTATGACTTGTACAactaaaatacatttctgtGGTCTGAGCATTTGAAAGCATTGTTGCATAAGCATAAGTTTCGTAAGACTTGTAGGGAACTTAATGCggcataaaaatgttttttgctgATGTTAAAAAATGTCAGATGACAAACAATTTCTCAACTCCATCACGTGACCAGCTAACTCAACCAATAACAGCCGCAAATCTCCATGAATTTCTTCCATGGGCTTTACATTGGAGTCCCATCATCTCATTTCACTCATACTTCATCATGGCCAAGCAGTGGATAGCGGCCCTCCTCACGTTTCTGTCGTTGACCAAAGAGGGCGTCTGTGAGACCCTCCCTGGATCCTGCAGAATTGTGTGTGACCCTTCCTCAGAACGTTCGCATGACCGGAGCAATGGGTTTGTCATCCCTCTCACCTCATCTGCAGCAGGACCTCCTGGTCCAGCTGGACCTCCCGGTAAAGCAGGTCCTCCTGGCCCACCTGGATCCATAGCTATTGGTTCCTCAAGTCAGAAAGGTGTAGCGTTCAGTGCTGCGCTGAAGGATGCCTTCAGCAAGAATGATGTGTTGAAGTTTAACGATGTGATGACTAATCTGGGAGATGGTTATGACTCGTCAACAGGAGCTTTCACCTGTAAAACCGCAGGAGTGTACTACTTCATCTTTCACATTATGAAGACTGGACAAAACCTACGAGTGGACCTGGTTCTTAATGACCAAACGGTGAGTTTACCTTATTAAAACCCTTTAACTGATTTCTCAACCGGACGgtaaaccttaaaaaaaaaaaaaatctgtccaaaGAAGGAGACAAAATTCTTCTACAGCTCTATTGCTCAACCACCTGGTTTTGGCATAGGGGGTGGGACTTTTCAGATTTCAAAATCAGTTTTGCACACTTCAATTGGTCACACAAAAGAAAACTCACTTGATTTCAAGCCAGAATGAAAAATTAACCACTACAAATCTCAGATTTGGTTAATGTAAAATGGTTAAGCTgacaatttaaattaaatttagttTGACATCCGTACAAATCTCAAATTTTCTGCTGACTCATAGCCTTAGGGTTCTAAAAACCAGTCTAAAAACTCATGCCTTGTTGGTTTCTTAAATGCCTGCTACGTAATAAAATATTAAGGACACACTCTTTGTGCAGTGTAATAAATCTGATCATTTCCGATGTTGTGTGTTCTAGATTGTGGCGAGTGCAGTGGCAGTGGATGTCCTGCATACAGATACTGCAAGCAGCAGTGTAGTACTCCAGCTTTCAGCCGGAGACCGTGTGTATGCTCGGCTGAACAACAGTGAAGTAAGCAAAAGGGACTCGCAAAGCCGTTTCAGTTCCTTCTCTGGTTACCTGCTGTATGAAATCTGAGACTTAACATGATTCCTTTCTGCTTTAAACTCTTTATGTCAGATTGAAGGAGGCTTCTTTGTATTCAGAATGTGGATGTTTCCTTGAATAAAG harbors:
- the c1ql1 gene encoding complement C1q-like protein 4, giving the protein MAKQWIAALLTFLSLTKEGVCETLPGSCRIVCDPSSERSHDRSNGFVIPLTSSAAGPPGPAGPPGKAGPPGPPGSIAIGSSSQKGVAFSAALKDAFSKNDVLKFNDVMTNLGDGYDSSTGAFTCKTAGVYYFIFHIMKTGQNLRVDLVLNDQTIVASAVAVDVLHTDTASSSVVLQLSAGDRVYARLNNSEVSKRDSQSRFSSFSGYLLYEI